From the Methanocaldococcus fervens AG86 genome, the window CCTCTTCTGGTGTTTTTGGTTTATAGGTGGGGATTTCACAAACATCCAACAATTTTTCAATCCATCTTCCCATTGGTATTTGGGCAGGTATCTGCTCTTTCAAATCTCCCCTATGGCTAATTATTAACAAAGTTGGAATTTGGAATGTCTTGTATAATGAGGCGATGGCATTTATTGAATTCCCAATACCTGAATTCTGCATTAATATTGCTGTTTTCTTTCCTGCCAAATATGCTCCAGCACATATTCCAAATGCCTCCTCTTCCCTTGTTGCAGGTATGTAAGTTATATCTTTATCATTTTCAATTAATTTTATTAGATTTTTTAAATTTGCACATGGAACCGAACAAATAAAATCAATATTTGATTCTTTTAAGGCGTTATAGATTGCTAAGCTACCCTTCATGCTGTCCCTCTTTTTTACTATTTGGAAATATATCACAAAAAATATATACTTAATTCCTTTATTTAGTATCAACTTTTTATAATTTTACAAAATATTTACATTATAAGAAAAAACATTATATAA encodes:
- the comD gene encoding sulfopyruvate decarboxylase subunit alpha, encoding MKGSLAIYNALKESNIDFICSVPCANLKNLIKLIENDKDITYIPATREEEAFGICAGAYLAGKKTAILMQNSGIGNSINAIASLYKTFQIPTLLIISHRGDLKEQIPAQIPMGRWIEKLLDVCEIPTYKPKTPEEACKLIKYASSYMFKISYPVALLFDALYWEYDLEE